A window of Blastomonas sp. SL216 contains these coding sequences:
- the pgi gene encoding glucose-6-phosphate isomerase: protein MSVNAETIWQSIAELPRPTLSTLFENDLARVDGLSHRVPLAGTDILFDFSKTHLDSALIGQFEQLAAAMHLAGMRDQFLSGAKINTSEDRASEHPAERGYGATDSVENAARLHERMAALVDAIDQGVFGEIKHVLHIGIGGSALGPKLIIDALCRDSDRYDVAVVANVDGEALSEAVDRFDPAKTLVAIASKTFTTTETLMNAESAIDWLRAGGVEDPYGQLVALTAAPEKAAEFGIDETRILPFSETVGGRYSVWSSIGFPVAMALGNHGFAEFRAGALAMDRHFATAPLAANMPVLAAFADLYYAQIRQCQTRAVFAYDERMRLLPDYLQQLEMESNGKGVRRDGSPLGRASAPITWGGVGTDAQHAVFQLLHQGTHLVPVEFIASRLSAHEFDEAHHRALLTNCFAQGAALMQGKASDDPQRSYPGDRPSMTILLDNVDPQSLGALIAFYEHRTFANAMLLGINPFDQFGVELGKEIAKSMGNRQSGDFDPSTAALIEAAGL, encoded by the coding sequence ATGTCCGTCAATGCCGAAACGATTTGGCAATCGATTGCAGAATTGCCCCGTCCGACACTGTCCACGTTGTTCGAAAACGATCTCGCGCGGGTCGATGGCCTGTCGCACCGTGTGCCGCTGGCGGGTACCGATATCCTGTTCGATTTCTCCAAGACCCACCTGGATTCGGCGCTGATCGGCCAGTTCGAGCAACTCGCCGCCGCGATGCATCTGGCGGGCATGCGCGATCAGTTCCTGTCGGGCGCCAAGATCAACACCAGCGAGGACCGGGCGTCCGAGCATCCCGCCGAGCGCGGCTATGGTGCCACGGATTCGGTCGAGAATGCGGCGCGGCTGCACGAGCGGATGGCAGCGCTGGTCGATGCCATCGACCAGGGTGTGTTCGGCGAGATCAAGCATGTGCTGCATATCGGCATCGGCGGATCGGCGCTGGGGCCCAAGCTGATCATCGATGCGCTGTGCCGCGACAGCGACCGTTATGACGTTGCCGTCGTCGCCAATGTCGATGGCGAAGCACTGTCCGAGGCGGTCGACCGCTTCGATCCCGCCAAGACGCTGGTGGCGATCGCATCCAAGACCTTCACCACCACCGAGACGCTGATGAATGCCGAAAGCGCGATCGACTGGTTGCGCGCCGGTGGGGTCGAAGACCCCTATGGCCAGCTTGTCGCGCTGACCGCAGCGCCCGAAAAGGCGGCCGAGTTCGGCATCGACGAGACCCGCATCCTGCCGTTTTCCGAAACGGTGGGTGGGCGCTATTCGGTCTGGTCTAGCATCGGCTTCCCGGTGGCGATGGCGCTGGGCAATCATGGTTTTGCCGAATTCCGCGCAGGCGCGCTCGCCATGGACCGGCATTTCGCCACCGCGCCGCTCGCGGCCAACATGCCGGTGCTCGCCGCCTTTGCCGACCTGTATTATGCGCAGATCCGCCAGTGCCAGACCCGCGCCGTCTTCGCCTATGACGAGCGGATGCGCCTGCTCCCCGATTATCTGCAGCAGCTCGAAATGGAGAGCAACGGCAAGGGCGTGCGCCGCGATGGCTCGCCGCTGGGCCGGGCGAGTGCGCCGATCACCTGGGGCGGGGTCGGCACCGACGCCCAGCACGCGGTGTTCCAGCTGCTCCACCAGGGCACGCATCTGGTCCCGGTCGAGTTCATTGCGTCGCGCCTCAGCGCGCACGAGTTCGACGAGGCGCATCACCGCGCACTGCTGACCAACTGCTTTGCGCAAGGCGCAGCGCTGATGCAGGGCAAGGCCAGCGACGATCCGCAGCGCAGCTATCCCGGCGACCGGCCTTCGATGACCATCCTGCTCGACAATGTCGATCCGCAGAGCCTGGGCGCGCTGATCGCCTTTTACGAACACCGCACCTTTGCCAACGCCATGCTGCTGGGCATCAATCCTTTTGACCAGTTCGGTGTTGAACTGGGCAAGGAAATCGCCAAATCCATGGGCAACCGCCAATCCGGCGATTTCGACCCTTCCACCGCTGCGCTGATCGAGGCGGCGGGCCTGTAA
- the rnc gene encoding ribonuclease III, with protein MSAEVDLSALLPITDYQPRQPALFIQAMTHGSTGITPDYQRLEFLGDRVLGMVMADLLYTRFPKAAEGQMSAFLNRLVSRESCAQIARASNLGPLIRLGKQARDDGGAGSTNILGDVVEALIGALYIDGGIDAARSFIERHWSDRIDAISEAPRHPKSELQEWAAARNRKTPVYTLLRKSGPDHDLRFTVQVEIKGLGIAEATGTSKQEAETLAAKQFLAEHGR; from the coding sequence TTGAGCGCAGAGGTAGACCTTTCGGCGCTGCTGCCCATCACCGATTACCAGCCGCGCCAACCTGCTCTGTTCATCCAGGCGATGACTCATGGCAGCACCGGCATCACGCCCGATTATCAGCGGCTCGAGTTTCTGGGCGACCGGGTGCTGGGCATGGTGATGGCTGACCTGCTGTACACCCGCTTTCCCAAGGCCGCCGAAGGCCAGATGTCGGCGTTTCTCAACCGGCTGGTATCGCGTGAAAGCTGCGCGCAAATCGCGCGGGCGAGCAACCTCGGCCCGCTGATCCGGCTGGGCAAGCAGGCGCGCGACGATGGCGGGGCGGGCAGCACCAACATATTGGGCGATGTCGTCGAGGCCCTGATAGGGGCATTGTATATCGATGGGGGCATCGATGCGGCACGCAGCTTTATCGAGCGGCACTGGTCGGACCGGATCGACGCGATCAGCGAAGCGCCGCGTCACCCCAAGTCCGAGCTGCAGGAATGGGCCGCTGCGCGCAATCGCAAGACGCCCGTCTACACGCTGCTGCGCAAATCGGGGCCGGACCATGATTTGCGCTTCACGGTGCAGGTAGAGATCAAGGGGCTGGGCATCGCCGAGGCGACCGGCACCAGCAAGCAGGAGGCCGAAACTCTGGCCGCAAAGCAGTTTCTGGCGGAGCATGGACGATGA
- the gor gene encoding glutathione-disulfide reductase, producing the protein MSDYDYDLFVIGAGSGGVRASRIASSYGAKVAVAEEYRVGGTCVIRGCVPKKLLVYGSHFAEDLEDAQNYGWEIEGTKFSWQVLRDRVLGDVDRLNAAYKSTLNNHNVTIIEERATIIAPHRVKLASGQEISAKYILVAVGARPYVPEFPGSEHCLTSNEMFHLDALPRRAVIAGGGYIANEFAGILNGLGTRVTVVNRGDTILRGYDESLRDRLLQISMTKGIEFKFKAPFEKIEKREDGTLDVFLKGQDPINTDIVMVATGRVPNVEGLGLEHAGITTDDQGAIPVDEYSKTVCDSIYAVGDVTNRVQLTPVAIREGQAFADTVFGGTPRTVDYNCIPTAVFSQPPIASVGLTEGEARNRYGNIRVYSADFRPMRNVFAHRAERGLYKMITEEPSGKILGLHMIGPDSPEILQAAAIAVKAGLTKQAFDDTVALHPSMAEELVLMK; encoded by the coding sequence ATGAGTGATTATGATTACGACCTGTTCGTCATCGGAGCAGGATCGGGCGGGGTGCGCGCATCGCGCATCGCTTCGTCCTATGGCGCGAAGGTCGCGGTGGCCGAGGAATATCGCGTCGGCGGCACCTGCGTCATCCGCGGCTGCGTGCCCAAGAAGCTGCTGGTCTATGGATCGCACTTCGCCGAGGACCTTGAAGATGCGCAGAATTACGGCTGGGAGATCGAGGGCACCAAGTTCAGCTGGCAGGTGCTGCGCGACCGCGTGCTGGGCGATGTCGACCGGTTGAATGCCGCGTACAAATCGACGCTCAACAATCATAACGTCACGATCATCGAGGAACGCGCGACGATCATCGCGCCGCACCGGGTGAAGCTGGCAAGCGGGCAGGAAATCAGCGCCAAGTATATCCTGGTAGCGGTCGGTGCTCGGCCCTATGTGCCCGAATTCCCCGGCTCAGAGCATTGCCTGACGTCGAACGAGATGTTCCATCTCGATGCCTTGCCGCGCCGTGCGGTTATCGCAGGCGGTGGCTATATCGCCAACGAGTTCGCCGGCATCCTCAACGGGCTGGGCACCCGCGTCACCGTGGTCAATCGCGGCGACACCATCCTGCGCGGTTATGATGAATCGTTGCGCGACCGGCTGCTGCAGATTTCGATGACCAAGGGCATCGAGTTCAAGTTCAAGGCGCCGTTCGAGAAGATCGAGAAGCGCGAGGACGGCACGCTCGACGTGTTCCTCAAGGGCCAGGACCCGATCAACACCGATATCGTGATGGTCGCGACCGGTCGCGTGCCCAATGTCGAAGGGCTGGGGCTCGAGCATGCCGGCATCACCACCGACGATCAGGGCGCGATCCCGGTCGACGAATACAGCAAGACCGTGTGCGACAGCATCTATGCGGTGGGCGACGTCACCAACCGGGTGCAGCTGACCCCGGTGGCGATCCGCGAAGGCCAAGCGTTCGCCGACACGGTGTTCGGCGGCACGCCCAGGACGGTGGACTATAACTGCATTCCCACCGCCGTGTTCTCGCAGCCGCCGATCGCCTCGGTGGGCCTCACCGAGGGCGAGGCGCGCAATCGCTATGGCAATATCCGCGTCTATTCGGCGGATTTCCGCCCGATGCGCAATGTCTTCGCGCACCGCGCCGAACGTGGCCTCTACAAGATGATCACCGAAGAGCCCTCGGGCAAGATCCTGGGGCTGCACATGATCGGCCCGGATTCGCCCGAGATCCTTCAGGCCGCAGCGATTGCGGTCAAGGCGGGGCTGACCAAGCAGGCGTTCGACGATACCGTTGCCCTGCACCCCAGCATGGCCGAAGAGCTTGTGCTGATGAAGTAA
- the era gene encoding GTPase Era codes for MSEDTNPTRCGLVAVLGAPNAGKSTLVNQLVGQKVAITSPKAQTTRTRLLGIALAGPAQIMLVDTPGIFDPDRRFDRAMVNAAWEGSDGADVIALVVDAKAKRSERLERLVEQVAMRPERKILVLNKVDIAAKDKLLVQAQHLHAAGGFDEVFFISALTGDGIEELKAWLAAAMPEGQWHFPEDQVSDASERLLATEITREQLFNQLHAELPYASAVVPEKYLTRKDGSIEIHQQILVARDTQRAIVLGKGGARIREIGEKARAELARVLGVNVHLFLHVKVQEGWDEDREIYETIGLGWVK; via the coding sequence ATGAGCGAAGACACCAACCCCACCCGCTGCGGCCTTGTCGCCGTGCTGGGCGCGCCCAATGCGGGCAAATCGACGCTGGTCAATCAGCTGGTCGGGCAGAAGGTGGCGATCACCAGCCCCAAGGCGCAGACCACGCGGACGCGGCTGCTGGGGATTGCGCTCGCTGGTCCGGCGCAGATCATGCTGGTTGATACGCCGGGCATTTTCGATCCCGATCGCCGCTTCGACCGTGCGATGGTCAACGCCGCCTGGGAAGGATCGGACGGGGCCGATGTGATCGCGCTCGTCGTCGATGCCAAGGCCAAGCGTTCCGAACGGCTCGAACGTCTGGTCGAACAGGTCGCGATGCGGCCCGAACGCAAGATCCTGGTGCTCAACAAGGTCGATATCGCCGCCAAGGACAAGCTGCTCGTCCAGGCCCAGCACCTGCACGCGGCGGGGGGCTTTGACGAGGTGTTCTTCATCAGCGCGCTGACCGGCGACGGAATCGAGGAGCTCAAGGCCTGGCTCGCCGCCGCCATGCCCGAAGGCCAGTGGCATTTCCCCGAAGATCAGGTTTCCGATGCCAGCGAGCGTCTGCTCGCCACCGAAATCACCCGCGAGCAGCTGTTCAACCAGCTGCATGCCGAGCTGCCTTATGCCAGCGCGGTGGTTCCGGAAAAGTACCTCACGCGCAAGGACGGATCGATCGAGATCCACCAGCAGATCCTGGTCGCGCGCGACACCCAGCGCGCGATAGTTCTGGGCAAGGGCGGTGCGCGCATCCGGGAAATCGGAGAAAAGGCGCGCGCGGAGCTCGCCCGCGTGCTGGGCGTCAACGTCCATCTCTTCCTCCACGTCAAGGTGCAGGAAGGCTGGGACGAAGACCGCGAGATTTACGAGACCATCGGCCTTGGCTGGGTGAAGTAA
- the lepB gene encoding signal peptidase I translates to MTEAAATSPKPKSETADFLQFLVKLAIFFFILRSFIVSPFNIPSESMQPRLVVGDYLLVSKWSYGYSRYSLPFNLPLIPGRVFASQPERGDVVVFKAPPGASADYIKRVIGLPGDTIQMRDGVVWLNGKPIEKKRIADFVIPVSPNTRCYDRSFELPQPDGTAVCSYPRFRETLPNGKSYNVLDLIDAPRDTTEAIIVPQGHMFLMGDNRDNSLDSRFPAVEGQGIGIVPQKYLVGRALVTVFSTDGSASWFLPWTWFTAARWDRIGEGF, encoded by the coding sequence ATGACCGAAGCCGCCGCCACATCGCCCAAACCCAAGTCGGAAACGGCGGACTTTCTGCAGTTTCTGGTGAAGCTCGCGATCTTCTTCTTCATTCTGCGCAGCTTCATCGTCTCGCCGTTCAACATTCCGTCGGAATCGATGCAGCCGCGGCTGGTCGTGGGCGATTATCTGCTCGTGTCGAAATGGTCCTATGGCTATTCGCGCTACAGCCTGCCGTTCAACCTGCCGCTGATCCCCGGACGTGTCTTTGCTAGCCAGCCCGAGCGCGGCGATGTCGTGGTGTTCAAGGCGCCCCCGGGCGCCAGTGCCGACTATATCAAGCGCGTCATCGGCCTGCCCGGCGACACCATCCAGATGCGCGATGGCGTGGTCTGGCTGAACGGCAAGCCGATCGAGAAGAAGCGGATCGCCGATTTCGTCATTCCGGTCTCGCCCAACACGCGCTGCTATGACCGCAGTTTCGAACTGCCCCAGCCCGATGGTACGGCGGTGTGCAGCTATCCGCGCTTTCGCGAGACGCTGCCCAATGGCAAGAGCTATAACGTGCTCGACCTGATCGATGCACCGCGCGATACGACCGAAGCGATCATCGTGCCGCAAGGCCATATGTTCCTGATGGGCGACAATCGCGACAACAGCCTCGACAGCCGGTTCCCCGCAGTCGAAGGGCAAGGCATCGGCATCGTTCCGCAGAAATATCTGGTCGGCCGCGCGCTGGTGACGGTGTTCTCGACCGATGGTTCTGCCAGCTGGTTCCTGCCCTGGACCTGGTTCACCGCCGCGCGCTGGGACCGGATCGGGGAAGGGTTTTGA